In Streptomyces longhuiensis, the following proteins share a genomic window:
- a CDS encoding DMT family transporter, producing MTTLTVTAPRRAWLTDLPVLLVAVVWGASYLAAKGITTQTTVLAVLVLRFGAVLPALAVAGRGALRGLSAAQWRGAGLLGLILGGIFLLETYGVVHTSATNAGLIISLTMIFTPLAEAAVTRTRPSRTFLAAAAVSVAGVVLLTQSGGFTAPSAGDLLMLLAALARTVHVLVMARMKSVRGADALPLTTVQLGSSVVVFALLCGVPGTGAAPWEAAADFGAREWAGLVFLSVFCTLFAFFVQMWAVRRTSPSRVSLLLGTEPLWAAAAGIVIGGERLGLLGLLGAAFVLAGTAWGRRATV from the coding sequence TTGACCACGCTCACCGTCACCGCGCCCCGCCGCGCCTGGCTCACCGACCTGCCCGTTCTCCTCGTGGCCGTCGTCTGGGGAGCCAGCTATCTCGCGGCCAAGGGCATCACCACACAGACCACCGTCCTCGCGGTGCTCGTGCTCCGTTTCGGCGCCGTCCTTCCGGCGCTCGCCGTGGCCGGACGGGGCGCGCTGCGCGGCCTGAGCGCCGCGCAGTGGCGCGGGGCGGGACTCCTCGGGCTGATCCTCGGCGGGATCTTCCTCCTGGAGACCTACGGCGTCGTCCACACCTCCGCGACGAACGCGGGCCTCATCATCAGCCTCACCATGATCTTCACGCCCCTCGCCGAGGCCGCGGTGACCCGGACCAGGCCGTCCCGGACGTTCCTCGCCGCGGCAGCCGTCTCCGTGGCGGGCGTCGTCCTGCTCACCCAGAGCGGCGGCTTCACGGCCCCGTCCGCCGGCGACCTCCTGATGCTGCTCGCGGCCCTCGCCCGCACCGTCCACGTCCTCGTCATGGCCCGGATGAAGTCCGTGCGGGGCGCCGACGCGCTGCCCTTGACGACGGTCCAACTGGGCTCGTCCGTCGTCGTGTTCGCGCTTCTGTGCGGAGTGCCGGGGACCGGCGCCGCACCGTGGGAGGCGGCCGCGGACTTCGGCGCGCGCGAGTGGGCGGGGCTCGTCTTCCTGTCCGTCTTCTGTACGCTCTTCGCCTTCTTCGTGCAGATGTGGGCGGTGCGCCGGACGTCACCGTCCCGGGTGAGCCTGCTCCTCGGTACGGAGCCGCTGTGGGCCGCGGCGGCCGGCATCGTCATCGGCGGCGAACGCCTGGGGCTGCTGGGCCTGTTGGGGGCCGCGTTCGTGCTGGCAGGGACGGCGTGGGGGCGCCGCGCCACCGTCTGA
- a CDS encoding ABC transporter permease: MFVAWRDLRFAKGRFALMGSVVVLITLLVGLLSGLTAGLARDNTSALTGLSADHLAFARPPDGQAVSFTGSTVGAEQWRALAARPGVDSAQPLGISTVNAEAGHHTAAVSAFGVRPRSGLAPDTTAPGTAVLSQQAADDLGARAGDRIALSGTSLTVSAVAGDASYSHTPVVWIDLGDWQSVAPGGQGSGEQATVIALRTGDGADLGAADRAAGTETRTVEGALEAIGSYQAENGSLQLMRGFLFVISAMVIGAFFTVWTIQRSGDIAVLKALGSSTPYLLKDALGQAVVMLVGGTALGTALAALIAAFVPDSVPFVMEPLTTLGPAAVMTVLGAAGAALSIRRITAVDPLTALGSAR; the protein is encoded by the coding sequence ATGTTCGTCGCATGGAGAGATCTACGGTTCGCCAAGGGCCGGTTCGCGCTGATGGGAAGCGTGGTCGTGCTGATCACGCTGCTCGTCGGCCTGCTGTCCGGCCTGACCGCGGGCCTGGCCCGGGACAACACCTCGGCTCTGACCGGGCTGTCCGCCGACCACCTGGCCTTCGCCCGGCCCCCGGACGGCCAGGCGGTGTCGTTCACCGGGTCGACGGTGGGGGCCGAGCAGTGGCGCGCCCTCGCCGCGCGCCCGGGGGTCGACAGTGCTCAGCCGCTCGGCATCAGCACCGTCAACGCCGAGGCGGGCCACCACACGGCGGCCGTGTCCGCGTTCGGCGTGCGGCCCCGCTCGGGGCTCGCGCCCGACACGACGGCACCCGGCACGGCCGTCCTGTCCCAGCAGGCGGCGGACGATCTGGGCGCGCGGGCCGGTGACCGTATCGCCCTGTCGGGTACGTCCCTCACGGTGAGCGCGGTCGCGGGCGACGCCTCGTACAGCCACACGCCCGTCGTCTGGATCGATCTCGGCGACTGGCAGAGCGTGGCGCCGGGCGGGCAGGGCTCCGGGGAACAGGCCACCGTGATCGCCCTGCGCACCGGGGACGGCGCCGACCTCGGCGCCGCGGACCGTGCGGCGGGCACCGAGACGCGGACCGTCGAAGGGGCGCTGGAGGCCATAGGGTCCTACCAGGCCGAGAACGGCTCGCTCCAGCTGATGCGGGGCTTCCTCTTCGTCATCTCGGCGATGGTCATCGGCGCGTTCTTCACCGTGTGGACGATCCAGCGCAGCGGCGACATCGCGGTCCTCAAGGCCCTCGGCTCCTCGACGCCCTATCTGCTCAAGGACGCGCTCGGGCAGGCCGTGGTGATGCTCGTCGGCGGTACGGCCCTCGGGACAGCCCTCGCGGCGCTCATCGCCGCGTTCGTGCCCGACAGCGTGCCGTTCGTCATGGAGCCGCTCACCACGCTCGGTCCGGCCGCCGTCATGACCGTCCTCGGCGCGGCAGGCGCCGCCCTGTCCATCCGGCGCATCACCGCCGTCGACCCCCTCACCGCACTCGGGAGCGCCCGATGA
- a CDS encoding response regulator, protein MTIRLLLADDHPVVRAGLRAVLDAEPDFEIAAEAATAERAVELAAAGGVDVVLMDLQFGAGMHGSEATAAIAARPGAPRVLVLTTYDTDADILAAVEAGASGYLLKDAPPEELAAAVRTAASGQSALAPAIAHRLMDRMRAPAEALSRRELEVLQLVRDGLSNQRISKELFLSQATVKSHLVHIYAKLGVDSRTAAVAAATARGLMRR, encoded by the coding sequence ATGACCATCCGGCTCCTGCTCGCCGACGACCACCCCGTCGTACGCGCCGGACTCCGCGCGGTCCTCGACGCCGAACCCGACTTCGAGATCGCCGCGGAGGCCGCCACGGCGGAGCGGGCCGTGGAGCTCGCCGCGGCCGGAGGGGTCGACGTCGTCCTCATGGACCTCCAGTTCGGCGCGGGGATGCACGGCTCCGAGGCGACCGCGGCCATCGCGGCGAGGCCCGGTGCGCCGCGTGTCCTCGTCCTGACCACGTACGACACGGACGCGGACATCCTGGCCGCGGTGGAGGCGGGCGCGTCCGGCTATCTGCTGAAGGACGCGCCGCCGGAGGAACTCGCGGCGGCGGTCCGCACGGCCGCCTCCGGCCAGTCCGCGCTCGCCCCCGCGATCGCCCACCGCCTGATGGACCGCATGCGGGCCCCGGCCGAAGCGCTCAGCCGCCGCGAGCTGGAAGTCCTCCAGCTCGTCAGGGACGGCCTGTCGAACCAGCGGATCAGCAAGGAACTGTTCCTCAGCCAGGCGACGGTGAAGTCCCATCTGGTGCACATCTACGCCAAGTTGGGCGTCGATTCACGCACGGCGGCGGTCGCTGCCGCCACCGCACGCGGCCTGATGCGCCGCTGA
- the alc gene encoding allantoicase: MTAIPSFTGDANPYGGGDPYADYRTADFPFTQYADLAARQLGAGVIAANDEFFAQRENLLVPERAEFDPEHFGHKGKIMDGWETRRRRGTGADHPWPTAEDHDWALVRLGAPGVIRGIVVDTAHFRGNYPQAVSVEAASVEGAPTPEELLSGDVKWTTLVPRTAVGGHAANGFAVDVEQRFTHLRVNQHPDGGIARLRVHGEVVPDPKWLATLGTFDVVALENGGSAEDASNLFYSPASNTIQPGRSRKMDDGWETRRRRDQGNDWISYRLVAQSQIRALEIDTAYLKGNSAGWASVSVRDGESTDEAAWVEVLPRTRLQPDTNHRFVLDTPAVGTHARVDIYPDGGISRLRLFGSLTDEGTARLTARHQELGG, translated from the coding sequence GTGACGGCGATTCCCAGCTTCACCGGCGACGCGAACCCCTACGGCGGCGGAGACCCCTACGCCGACTACCGCACCGCCGACTTCCCGTTCACGCAGTACGCCGACCTCGCCGCGCGGCAGCTCGGCGCCGGTGTCATCGCCGCCAACGACGAGTTCTTCGCCCAGCGCGAGAACCTCCTCGTGCCCGAGCGCGCCGAGTTCGACCCCGAGCACTTCGGCCACAAGGGCAAGATCATGGACGGCTGGGAGACCCGCCGTCGCCGCGGCACCGGCGCGGACCACCCGTGGCCGACCGCCGAGGACCACGACTGGGCGCTCGTCCGGCTCGGCGCCCCCGGCGTGATCCGCGGCATCGTCGTCGACACCGCCCACTTCCGCGGCAACTACCCGCAGGCCGTATCCGTGGAGGCCGCGTCCGTCGAGGGCGCGCCCACCCCGGAGGAGCTGCTGTCGGGCGACGTCAAGTGGACGACGCTCGTACCGCGCACGGCGGTCGGCGGCCACGCGGCCAACGGCTTCGCCGTCGACGTGGAGCAGCGCTTCACGCACCTGCGCGTCAACCAGCACCCCGACGGCGGCATCGCCCGCCTGCGCGTCCACGGCGAGGTCGTGCCCGACCCCAAGTGGCTCGCCACGCTCGGCACCTTCGACGTCGTCGCCCTGGAGAACGGCGGCAGCGCCGAGGACGCCTCCAACCTCTTCTACTCGCCCGCGAGCAACACCATCCAGCCGGGCCGCTCCCGCAAGATGGACGACGGCTGGGAGACCCGCCGCCGCCGCGACCAGGGCAACGACTGGATCAGCTACCGCCTGGTCGCCCAGTCGCAGATCCGCGCCCTGGAGATCGACACCGCCTACCTCAAGGGCAACTCGGCGGGCTGGGCTTCGGTCTCGGTGCGCGACGGCGAGTCCACCGACGAAGCTGCGTGGGTCGAGGTCCTGCCCCGCACCCGCCTCCAGCCCGACACCAACCACCGCTTCGTGCTCGACACCCCCGCCGTCGGCACCCACGCGCGCGTGGACATCTACCCGGACGGCGGCATCTCCCGCCTGCGCCTGTTCGGCTCGCTGACCGACGAGGGCACGGCCCGCCTGACGGCCCGCCACCAGGAGCTCGGCGGCTGA
- a CDS encoding ribonuclease domain-containing protein, with product MRIPPRIASVTALAAALLIGGPVLAGSATAAPAPVTYSVTAVGDICYSALPSQAHDTLDLIEQGGPYPYDQDGVVFQNREGVLPSQSTGYYHEYTVITPGSPTRGARRIVTGEQSQEDYYTGDHYATFDLVDYGC from the coding sequence ATGCGAATCCCCCCACGAATCGCCAGTGTCACTGCCCTCGCCGCCGCCCTGCTCATCGGCGGCCCCGTCCTCGCCGGCTCGGCCACCGCGGCCCCGGCCCCCGTCACGTACTCCGTGACCGCCGTCGGCGACATCTGCTACTCGGCGCTGCCCTCCCAGGCCCACGACACCCTCGACCTCATCGAGCAGGGTGGCCCCTACCCGTACGACCAGGACGGCGTCGTCTTCCAGAACCGGGAAGGCGTCCTGCCCTCGCAGTCCACCGGCTACTACCACGAGTACACGGTCATCACCCCCGGCTCCCCGACCCGCGGCGCCCGTCGCATCGTCACCGGTGAGCAGTCCCAGGAGGACTACTACACCGGCGACCACTACGCGACGTTCGACCTCGTCGACTACGGCTGCTGA
- a CDS encoding histidine kinase, whose product MEVQERTGTTPPGERYRWRRRMLPSAVADELDLDPDGRPGRRRRTLRDWVVDFTCFGVAVGIGLLGAHSVSNDPNTSEGLADLDQWLGALACASVWLRRRWPMGLAVALSAVSMVSNSAGGATLVAIFTLAVHRPFRYVAWVAGASCALIPFFFWIRPDPDSPYLFSVAFTIVLTITVVGWGMFVRSRRQLLLSLRDRARRAETEAGLRAEQAQRLAREAIAREMHDVLAHRLTLLSVHAGALEFRPDAPQAEVARAAGVIRESAHEALQDLREIIGVLRADDHGEESGRPQPTLAALDALVAESREAGMKIVLDQQVTAPDAVPASVGRTAYRIVQEGLTNARKHAPGAEVGVVVSGAPGDGVTVSVRNPPPPGEVPHVPGSGQGLIGLTERATLAGGSLGHGAADDGGFAIEAWLPWPG is encoded by the coding sequence ATGGAGGTTCAGGAGCGGACAGGGACGACCCCACCGGGGGAGCGGTACCGGTGGCGGCGCAGGATGCTGCCCTCGGCCGTCGCCGACGAGCTCGACCTGGACCCGGACGGCCGCCCCGGCCGCAGGCGCCGCACCCTGCGCGACTGGGTCGTCGACTTCACCTGCTTCGGCGTCGCCGTCGGCATCGGCCTGCTCGGCGCCCACTCCGTCTCGAACGACCCGAACACCTCCGAGGGCCTCGCCGACCTCGACCAGTGGCTCGGCGCACTCGCCTGCGCCTCCGTGTGGCTGCGCAGGCGGTGGCCCATGGGCCTGGCCGTCGCGCTGTCGGCCGTCAGCATGGTGTCGAACAGCGCGGGCGGCGCCACCCTGGTCGCCATCTTCACCCTCGCCGTGCACCGCCCCTTCCGCTACGTCGCCTGGGTCGCCGGCGCCTCCTGCGCGCTGATCCCGTTCTTCTTCTGGATCCGGCCGGACCCGGACTCGCCGTACCTCTTCTCCGTCGCCTTCACGATCGTCCTGACGATCACCGTCGTCGGCTGGGGCATGTTCGTACGCTCCCGGCGCCAGCTCCTGCTGTCGCTGCGCGACCGGGCGCGGCGCGCCGAGACCGAGGCCGGACTGCGGGCCGAGCAGGCGCAGCGCCTCGCCCGCGAGGCCATCGCCCGTGAGATGCACGACGTGCTCGCCCACCGGCTCACGCTGCTCAGCGTCCACGCGGGCGCCCTGGAGTTCCGGCCCGACGCCCCGCAGGCAGAGGTCGCCCGCGCGGCCGGCGTCATCCGCGAGAGTGCCCACGAGGCGCTCCAGGACCTGCGCGAGATCATCGGGGTCCTGCGGGCCGACGACCACGGCGAGGAGTCGGGGCGGCCCCAGCCGACCCTGGCCGCACTGGACGCCCTCGTCGCCGAGTCGCGCGAGGCGGGCATGAAGATCGTCCTCGACCAGCAGGTCACCGCCCCGGACGCCGTCCCCGCGTCCGTCGGTCGCACCGCCTACCGGATCGTCCAGGAGGGCCTGACCAACGCCCGCAAGCACGCCCCCGGCGCCGAGGTAGGGGTGGTCGTCTCGGGTGCGCCGGGCGACGGCGTCACCGTCTCGGTCCGCAACCCGCCGCCCCCCGGCGAGGTCCCGCACGTGCCCGGCTCGGGCCAGGGCCTGATCGGCCTGACGGAACGAGCGACCCTGGCTGGCGGCAGCCTCGGCCACGGCGCCGCCGACGACGGAGGCTTCGCGATCGAGGCGTGGCTGCCGTGGCCCGGGTGA
- a CDS encoding IclR family transcriptional regulator, whose protein sequence is MPTSSASTKSSGPSAPTGGVQSLERAFDLLERMADAGGEVGLSELSASSGLPLPTIHRLMRTLVACGYVRQQTNRRYSLGPRLIRLGESASRLLGTWARPYLARLVEVTGETANMALLDGDEIVYVAQVPSKHSMRMFTEVGRRVLPHSTGVGKALLADTPADEVRALLARTGMPAATEKTITTPEGFLDALAEVRTAGYAVDDNEQEIGVRCLAVSVPNSPTAAAISISGPAGRVTDAATEKIVPVLQQVAEELSVALSSSGVGV, encoded by the coding sequence GTGCCGACGTCAAGCGCCAGCACCAAGTCCTCTGGCCCTTCCGCCCCGACCGGCGGAGTCCAGTCCCTCGAGCGCGCCTTCGACCTCCTGGAGCGGATGGCCGACGCCGGGGGCGAGGTGGGCCTCAGCGAGCTCTCCGCGAGCAGTGGACTTCCCCTGCCGACGATCCACCGCCTGATGCGCACCCTGGTCGCCTGCGGCTACGTGCGCCAGCAGACCAACAGGCGCTACTCGCTCGGCCCCCGTCTGATCCGGCTCGGCGAGTCCGCCTCCCGCCTGCTCGGCACCTGGGCCCGCCCCTATCTCGCCCGCCTCGTCGAGGTGACCGGCGAGACGGCGAACATGGCGCTGCTCGACGGGGACGAGATCGTGTACGTCGCGCAGGTGCCGTCCAAGCACTCGATGCGGATGTTCACCGAGGTGGGCCGCCGCGTTCTGCCGCACTCGACGGGCGTGGGCAAGGCCCTGCTCGCCGACACCCCGGCCGACGAGGTGCGCGCGCTGCTCGCGCGGACCGGCATGCCGGCCGCCACGGAGAAGACGATCACGACGCCCGAAGGCTTCCTCGACGCGCTCGCCGAGGTGCGCACCGCCGGGTACGCGGTCGACGACAACGAGCAGGAGATCGGCGTGCGTTGCCTCGCCGTCTCCGTGCCCAACTCCCCCACGGCCGCCGCGATCTCGATCTCGGGTCCGGCGGGACGCGTCACCGACGCGGCGACCGAGAAGATCGTTCCGGTGCTTCAGCAGGTCGCCGAGGAGCTGTCGGTGGCGCTGTCGAGCTCCGGGGTCGGGGTGTAA
- the allB gene encoding allantoinase AllB has product MSDVELVLRSTRVITPEGTRPASVAVAGGKIAAVLPHDADVPAGARLEDFGDDVLMPGLVDTHVHVNDPGRTEWEGFWTATRAAAAGGITTIVDMPLNSLPPTTTAANLRTKQDVAAAKAHIDVGFWGGALPDNVKDLRPLHDAGVFGFKCFLSPSGVDEFPHLNGDQLTASMAEIAGFGGLLIVHAEDPHELDVAPHNSGPKYDDYLATRPRISEDVAIKGLIDAAKRIGARVHILHLSSSDALPLIAEAKAAGVKLTVETCPHYLTLTAEEVPDGASEFKCCPPIREAANQDLLWQALADGTIDCVVTDHSPSTADLKTDDFATAWGGISGLQLSLSAIWTEARERGHSLDDVVRWMSSRTSELVGLDDRKGAIAAGRDADFAVLAPEETFTVDPAELQHRNRVTAYAGKTLHGVVKSTWLRGERIVAEGEFTAPAGKLLERNN; this is encoded by the coding sequence GTGTCCGACGTCGAACTGGTGCTGCGCTCGACCCGCGTCATCACCCCCGAAGGCACGCGGCCCGCGTCGGTCGCCGTCGCCGGGGGAAAGATCGCCGCCGTCCTTCCGCACGACGCGGACGTACCGGCCGGCGCCCGGCTCGAGGACTTCGGTGACGATGTCCTCATGCCCGGCCTCGTGGACACCCATGTCCACGTGAACGACCCGGGGCGCACGGAGTGGGAGGGCTTCTGGACGGCCACCCGCGCCGCGGCGGCCGGCGGCATCACCACGATCGTCGACATGCCGCTCAACTCGCTGCCGCCGACGACGACCGCGGCCAACCTCCGCACCAAGCAGGACGTCGCCGCCGCCAAGGCGCACATCGACGTCGGCTTCTGGGGCGGCGCGCTGCCCGACAACGTCAAGGACCTGCGTCCGCTGCACGACGCCGGCGTCTTCGGCTTCAAGTGCTTCCTCTCGCCGTCCGGCGTGGACGAGTTCCCGCACCTGAACGGTGACCAGCTCACCGCCTCCATGGCCGAGATCGCCGGGTTCGGCGGCCTGCTCATCGTGCACGCCGAGGACCCGCACGAGCTGGACGTCGCCCCGCACAACAGCGGCCCCAAGTACGACGACTACCTCGCGACCCGACCGCGGATCTCCGAGGACGTCGCGATCAAGGGGCTCATCGACGCCGCCAAGCGGATCGGCGCCCGCGTCCACATCCTGCACCTGTCCTCCTCCGACGCGCTGCCGCTGATCGCCGAGGCCAAGGCCGCGGGCGTCAAGCTCACCGTCGAGACGTGCCCGCACTACCTCACGCTCACCGCCGAGGAAGTCCCGGACGGCGCGAGCGAGTTCAAGTGCTGCCCGCCCATCCGCGAGGCCGCCAACCAGGACCTCCTGTGGCAGGCGCTCGCCGACGGGACCATCGACTGCGTCGTCACCGACCACTCGCCGTCGACCGCCGACCTGAAGACCGACGACTTCGCCACCGCGTGGGGCGGCATCTCCGGCCTCCAGCTGAGCCTCTCCGCCATCTGGACCGAGGCCCGCGAGCGCGGCCACTCCCTCGACGACGTGGTGCGCTGGATGTCCTCGCGCACCTCGGAGCTGGTCGGCCTCGACGACCGCAAGGGCGCCATCGCCGCCGGCCGCGACGCCGACTTCGCGGTCCTCGCCCCCGAGGAGACGTTCACCGTCGACCCGGCCGAGCTGCAGCACCGCAACCGCGTCACCGCCTACGCGGGCAAGACGCTGCACGGCGTCGTGAAGTCGACCTGGCTGCGCGGTGAGCGCATCGTCGCCGAAGGCGAGTTCACCGCTCCCGCCGGCAAGCTCCTCGAAAGGAACAACTGA
- a CDS encoding sensor histidine kinase — MDPRSLTPVLRVLRLCLHLLMAGLLMLVAGRALAGDSTGAGAVVAAAVVMAVVYGAGPLIPAVRTTRAGAALWLGALCAVWLVLLALTPDGLWLAFPLYFLQLHLLPARWGVPAVTLTAGAAIASYVRHGQPLNPGAFIGPLLGAAVAVATVIGYQTLYRESERRRHLIEELIATRAELAAAERTAGTLAERERLAREIHDTLAQGLSSIQLLLRAAQRALPPRSPAAPHIEQARAAAQDNLAEARRFVRALSPPDLENGSLAGALERLCATAPGLTVRFQESGTPAGLPTPYEVALLRIAQSALANTVRHAGARRAEITLSFMDTAVALDIVDDGRGFDPASAPSGDGGFGLPAMRSRAESLGGTFTVESAPGQGTAVAITLPLPLPVGGAA; from the coding sequence ATGGATCCACGTTCTCTGACCCCCGTTCTGCGCGTCCTGCGCCTGTGCCTGCATCTGCTGATGGCCGGGCTGCTCATGCTGGTCGCCGGCCGGGCGCTGGCCGGGGACTCCACGGGGGCGGGCGCAGTGGTGGCCGCCGCGGTCGTGATGGCCGTCGTGTACGGCGCGGGCCCGCTGATCCCTGCCGTACGGACCACGCGAGCCGGGGCCGCGCTGTGGCTCGGGGCGCTGTGCGCGGTGTGGCTGGTGCTCCTCGCCCTCACCCCCGACGGCCTGTGGCTGGCGTTCCCGCTGTACTTCCTCCAGCTGCATCTGCTGCCCGCCCGCTGGGGCGTACCCGCCGTGACACTCACCGCGGGCGCGGCCATCGCCTCGTACGTACGTCATGGGCAGCCGCTCAACCCGGGGGCCTTCATAGGGCCGCTCCTCGGCGCGGCCGTGGCCGTGGCGACGGTCATCGGCTACCAGACGCTGTACCGCGAGAGCGAGCGCAGACGGCACCTGATCGAGGAGCTGATCGCGACGCGCGCCGAACTCGCCGCCGCGGAGCGCACGGCGGGCACCCTCGCCGAGCGGGAGCGCCTGGCCCGCGAGATCCACGACACCCTCGCCCAGGGCCTGTCCTCGATCCAGCTCCTGCTGCGCGCGGCCCAGCGCGCCCTGCCACCGCGGTCCCCGGCCGCCCCCCACATCGAACAGGCGCGCGCGGCCGCCCAGGACAACCTCGCGGAGGCCCGCCGTTTCGTACGGGCCCTGTCCCCGCCGGACCTGGAGAACGGGTCACTCGCCGGGGCCCTGGAGCGGCTGTGCGCGACGGCTCCCGGGCTCACCGTCCGCTTCCAGGAGAGCGGCACGCCGGCCGGGCTGCCGACGCCGTACGAGGTCGCGCTGCTGCGGATCGCGCAATCGGCGCTCGCGAACACCGTGCGGCACGCGGGTGCGCGCCGCGCCGAGATCACCCTCAGCTTCATGGACACGGCCGTGGCCCTCGACATCGTGGACGACGGCCGCGGCTTCGACCCCGCGTCGGCCCCGTCCGGTGACGGCGGGTTCGGCCTGCCCGCGATGCGCTCACGCGCCGAGTCCCTCGGGGGCACGTTCACGGTGGAGTCGGCGCCGGGGCAGGGCACGGCGGTCGCGATCACGCTGCCGCTCCCTCTTCCGGTGGGAGGCGCGGCATGA
- a CDS encoding ABC transporter ATP-binding protein, with translation MSLDLDEITLTYPDGDGRITALDRVTLHVPAGTVTAVVGPSGSGKSSLLAVAATLVTPDSGTVTVGGTPTDSIGPAERAELRRRSLGIVFQQPNLLPSLTALEQLQVMAHLDGRKPREVRERAGELLAAVGLTDQARRRPHQLSGGQRQRVNIARALMNEPSVLLVDEPTSALDHERGAAVLDLLARLTRERGTATVLVTHDRAHLAVADAVCEMVDGRLTTAVPSRDAAGDARAWRRIPAGPAASGTQARGVAEKPR, from the coding sequence ATGAGCCTCGACCTCGACGAGATCACCCTGACCTACCCGGACGGCGACGGCCGCATCACGGCGCTCGACAGGGTCACGCTGCATGTGCCGGCCGGCACGGTCACCGCCGTCGTCGGCCCGTCCGGCTCGGGCAAGTCCAGCCTCCTCGCGGTCGCGGCGACGCTGGTCACGCCCGACAGCGGCACCGTGACCGTGGGTGGTACGCCGACGGACTCGATCGGTCCCGCCGAACGCGCCGAGCTGCGCCGCCGTTCCCTCGGCATCGTCTTCCAGCAGCCCAACCTGCTGCCGTCCCTGACCGCCCTCGAACAGCTCCAGGTCATGGCACATCTGGACGGCCGCAAACCGCGCGAAGTACGGGAGCGGGCGGGGGAGTTGCTGGCCGCGGTCGGGCTCACGGACCAGGCGCGGCGCCGCCCCCATCAGCTGTCCGGCGGTCAGCGCCAGCGCGTCAACATCGCCCGCGCCCTGATGAACGAGCCGTCGGTCCTGCTCGTGGACGAGCCGACGAGCGCCCTCGACCACGAGCGCGGGGCGGCCGTACTGGATCTGCTCGCCCGCCTCACGAGGGAGCGCGGCACCGCGACGGTCCTGGTCACGCACGACCGGGCGCATCTGGCGGTGGCGGACGCGGTGTGCGAAATGGTGGACGGGCGGCTCACGACGGCCGTCCCGTCCCGTGACGCTGCGGGCGATGCCAGGGCCTGGCGTCGCATTCCCGCGGGTCCGGCGGCGTCCGGCACGCAAGCTCGTGGCGTTGCCGAAAAGCCCCGGTAG
- a CDS encoding SDR family oxidoreductase codes for MNGKAALVTGGSRGIGAATALRLAREGADVAVTYVNGKEAAEGVVRRIEALGRRGLALRADSADAHEAAGAVERAAEAFGRLDVLVNNVGLGVLGPLEGFSLAEIDHALAVNVRGVLLASQAAAGRLSDGGRIVTVGTCMTKRVPGPGGTVYATTKAALIGLTKALARELGGRGITANIVHPGPIDTDMNPADGPYASGQTASVALDRFGTADEVASMVAYLAGPEATYVTGAEFAVDGGHAA; via the coding sequence ATGAACGGCAAGGCGGCACTCGTCACCGGTGGCAGCCGTGGGATCGGCGCGGCGACCGCGCTGCGGCTCGCCCGTGAGGGCGCGGATGTGGCGGTCACCTACGTGAACGGCAAGGAGGCGGCCGAGGGGGTCGTGCGCCGCATCGAGGCACTGGGCCGGCGCGGCCTCGCCCTGCGCGCCGACTCGGCGGACGCCCACGAGGCGGCCGGTGCCGTGGAGCGGGCGGCGGAGGCGTTCGGCAGGCTCGACGTGCTGGTGAACAACGTGGGCCTGGGGGTGCTCGGACCGCTGGAGGGCTTCTCCCTCGCCGAGATCGACCACGCGCTCGCGGTGAACGTGCGCGGTGTCCTGCTGGCCTCGCAGGCCGCCGCGGGACGGCTGTCCGACGGCGGCAGGATCGTCACCGTCGGCACCTGCATGACCAAGCGCGTACCGGGGCCCGGCGGGACGGTGTACGCGACGACCAAGGCGGCCCTGATCGGCCTGACGAAGGCGCTGGCGCGCGAGTTGGGCGGCCGTGGCATCACGGCGAACATCGTCCACCCGGGCCCGATCGACACGGACATGAACCCGGCGGACGGCCCTTACGCCTCGGGCCAGACGGCTTCCGTCGCGCTGGACCGGTTCGGCACGGCCGACGAGGTGGCGTCGATGGTCGCCTATCTCGCGGGCCCCGAGGCCACGTACGTCACGGGCGCGGAGTTCGCCGTGGACGGCGGGCACGCGGCGTGA